A single genomic interval of Oncorhynchus mykiss isolate Arlee chromosome 13, USDA_OmykA_1.1, whole genome shotgun sequence harbors:
- the LOC110486955 gene encoding nuclear GTPase SLIP-GC-like isoform X1 — MCLSPGRCHIMPTQGHKRGSDDPSTSNDQGREGNKRLCAIAKGTAATPTLEMDVIKVAKEGLGKVLSRLDKVSPPYANMDFIGYLRNKISALEAIIDDKVVVGVFGRSGAGKSSLMNAILGVKTLLPSGTVGACTSVIIQVEANMTDSNYVAEIDFISKEEWEKELESLLKIKEMDGEEKDKRMVNMANSKIQALYGEDAVGKSFDELKSLESETFSDIPEFLSSTRKILSFDTATKFSTEIACYIRSKRKIHRNQSKSSQIHYWPLVKYVTIKMPNSKDLLEHIVLVDLPGTGDCNKARDEMWESYITKCSSVWVVADIDRAAADSDAWNILDNSISNMGPGGQCQNITFICTKTDIINPDNYMGELDDEDLHIEDSSNYSEEQKRACILHRNQQAKMEIQENYSNPYEAIDEMQVFTVSSQEFQKDNNCILRQEETGMITCVIVQQNLQ; from the exons ATGTG TCTAAGCCCCGGACGGTGTCACATCATGCCTACCCAAG GCCACAAAAGAGGGTCTGATGACCCCTCTACTTCAAATGATCAGGGCAGGGAAGGTAATAAACGCCTTTGTGCCATAGCAAAGGGAACTGCAGCAACACCTACCCTCG agatggaTGTCATCAAAGTGGCCAAAGAGGGCCTTGGAAAAGTCCTTAGCAGACTAGACAAGGTGTCACCTCCATATGCAAACATGGATTTCATTGGTTATTTAAG GAACAAAATCTCAGCTTTGGAGGCTATCATTGACGACAAAGTTGTTGTTGGTGTATTTGGGAGGTCAGGAGCTGGTAAGAGCTCACTgatgaatgccattttgggggTGAAGACCTTGCTGCCCTCAGGGACTGTTGGCGCATGCACATCAGTCATCATCCAGGTGGAGGCCAATATGACTGACTCCAACTACGTGGCAGAGATTGACTTCATTTCTAAAGAG GAATGGGAGAAGGAGCTGGAATCACTTTTGAAAATCAAAGAAATGGATGGTGAGGAGAAAGATAAAAGGATGGTGAATATGGCGAACAGTAAAATCCAGGCATTGTACGGAGAAGATGCAGTCGGGAAAAGCTTTGATGAACTGAAGTCACTGGAGTCAGAGACATTCAGCGACATCCCAGAGTTTCTCTCATCAACTAGGAAAATCCTGTCATTTGACACA GCCACAAAGTTCTCTACAGAGATCGCCTGCTACATACGAAGCAAAAGAAAGATACATAGGAATCAATCTAAATCATCTCAGATACACTACTGGCCACTTGTGAAGTATGTGACCATCAAGATGCCAAACTCCAAGGATCTTCTGGAACACATTGTGCTGGTGGATCTTCCAGGAACTGGAGACTGCAACAAGGCCAGAGATGAGATGTGGGAATCG taCATTACTAAGTGCTCCTCTGTGTGGGTCGTGGCTGACATTGACCGGGCCGCGGCGGACAGTGATGCATGGAATATACTGGACAACAGCATCAGTAATATGGGTCCTGGTGGACAGTGTCAGAACATCACCTTCATCTGTACTAAGACAGACATCATCAACCCAGACAATTATATGGG TGAATTGGACGATGAAGACCTTCACATAGAG GACTCTTCTAACTATTCAGAGGAGCAGAAACGTGCATGCATATTGCACCGAAATCAACAAGCCAAGATGGAAATTCAAGAGAATTACAGCAACCCGTATGAa GCTATTGATGAAATGCAGGTGTTTACAGTTAGTTCTCAAGAATTCCAGAAGGATAATAACTGCATTCTGAGACAAGAAGAGACAGGTATGATCACTTGCGTTATTGTGCAACAAAACCTCCAATAG
- the LOC110486955 gene encoding nuclear GTPase SLIP-GC-like isoform X2, protein MPTQGHKRGSDDPSTSNDQGREGNKRLCAIAKGTAATPTLEMDVIKVAKEGLGKVLSRLDKVSPPYANMDFIGYLRNKISALEAIIDDKVVVGVFGRSGAGKSSLMNAILGVKTLLPSGTVGACTSVIIQVEANMTDSNYVAEIDFISKEEWEKELESLLKIKEMDGEEKDKRMVNMANSKIQALYGEDAVGKSFDELKSLESETFSDIPEFLSSTRKILSFDTATKFSTEIACYIRSKRKIHRNQSKSSQIHYWPLVKYVTIKMPNSKDLLEHIVLVDLPGTGDCNKARDEMWESYITKCSSVWVVADIDRAAADSDAWNILDNSISNMGPGGQCQNITFICTKTDIINPDNYMGELDDEDLHIEDSSNYSEEQKRACILHRNQQAKMEIQENYSNPYEAIDEMQVFTVSSQEFQKDNNCILRQEETGMITCVIVQQNLQ, encoded by the exons ATGCCTACCCAAG GCCACAAAAGAGGGTCTGATGACCCCTCTACTTCAAATGATCAGGGCAGGGAAGGTAATAAACGCCTTTGTGCCATAGCAAAGGGAACTGCAGCAACACCTACCCTCG agatggaTGTCATCAAAGTGGCCAAAGAGGGCCTTGGAAAAGTCCTTAGCAGACTAGACAAGGTGTCACCTCCATATGCAAACATGGATTTCATTGGTTATTTAAG GAACAAAATCTCAGCTTTGGAGGCTATCATTGACGACAAAGTTGTTGTTGGTGTATTTGGGAGGTCAGGAGCTGGTAAGAGCTCACTgatgaatgccattttgggggTGAAGACCTTGCTGCCCTCAGGGACTGTTGGCGCATGCACATCAGTCATCATCCAGGTGGAGGCCAATATGACTGACTCCAACTACGTGGCAGAGATTGACTTCATTTCTAAAGAG GAATGGGAGAAGGAGCTGGAATCACTTTTGAAAATCAAAGAAATGGATGGTGAGGAGAAAGATAAAAGGATGGTGAATATGGCGAACAGTAAAATCCAGGCATTGTACGGAGAAGATGCAGTCGGGAAAAGCTTTGATGAACTGAAGTCACTGGAGTCAGAGACATTCAGCGACATCCCAGAGTTTCTCTCATCAACTAGGAAAATCCTGTCATTTGACACA GCCACAAAGTTCTCTACAGAGATCGCCTGCTACATACGAAGCAAAAGAAAGATACATAGGAATCAATCTAAATCATCTCAGATACACTACTGGCCACTTGTGAAGTATGTGACCATCAAGATGCCAAACTCCAAGGATCTTCTGGAACACATTGTGCTGGTGGATCTTCCAGGAACTGGAGACTGCAACAAGGCCAGAGATGAGATGTGGGAATCG taCATTACTAAGTGCTCCTCTGTGTGGGTCGTGGCTGACATTGACCGGGCCGCGGCGGACAGTGATGCATGGAATATACTGGACAACAGCATCAGTAATATGGGTCCTGGTGGACAGTGTCAGAACATCACCTTCATCTGTACTAAGACAGACATCATCAACCCAGACAATTATATGGG TGAATTGGACGATGAAGACCTTCACATAGAG GACTCTTCTAACTATTCAGAGGAGCAGAAACGTGCATGCATATTGCACCGAAATCAACAAGCCAAGATGGAAATTCAAGAGAATTACAGCAACCCGTATGAa GCTATTGATGAAATGCAGGTGTTTACAGTTAGTTCTCAAGAATTCCAGAAGGATAATAACTGCATTCTGAGACAAGAAGAGACAGGTATGATCACTTGCGTTATTGTGCAACAAAACCTCCAATAG